One stretch of bacterium DNA includes these proteins:
- a CDS encoding DUF4349 domain-containing protein: MTHEEARNRLSAFLDGALPDHEVVQVEAHLEGCSSCREELAQLRTTVTLLQEVEPMQAPEGFAAEVRRRIERLAQTTRYSPWARLRAALSWRSGSGPVVRWSWRTAAAAAAVVMVGIFAVNLLRDAVPYGVIERVEMPALTLDVSKVGEGARTAAQAVPPGAAPGEAAFLRRVIRTGQMAIEVERYDTAASRLFAIAEGAGGFVADSSFSEEDGVPRGTFVLRVPAARFSEVVAQVEKLGTVQRRQISGQDVTEEFIDLEARVRNLTRQEARLLAFMDRATKIPDLLAIEGEVARVRGEIERLTGRLRFLSNKVDLATVQAEVSQKPKKGTGGFWDINRTLERVKAAFLNTVRQMLGAVESLAALGAALLPVALLVALAWWLLRRGSRRADRIP, translated from the coding sequence ATGACCCACGAGGAAGCACGCAACCGGCTCTCGGCGTTCTTGGACGGCGCGCTGCCGGACCATGAGGTTGTACAGGTGGAGGCGCACCTAGAAGGCTGCTCCTCCTGCCGCGAGGAACTGGCGCAACTGCGCACGACCGTTACCCTACTCCAGGAGGTGGAACCGATGCAGGCACCTGAGGGATTTGCCGCCGAGGTGCGGCGCCGGATCGAGCGGCTCGCCCAGACAACGCGGTACTCACCGTGGGCGCGCCTGCGCGCGGCACTGTCGTGGCGCAGCGGGTCCGGGCCTGTAGTCCGATGGTCCTGGCGGACCGCGGCCGCGGCCGCGGCTGTGGTCATGGTGGGGATCTTCGCGGTCAACCTGCTGCGAGATGCCGTGCCTTACGGCGTCATCGAGCGGGTCGAGATGCCGGCGCTCACGCTGGACGTCTCGAAGGTCGGCGAGGGCGCGCGCACCGCGGCGCAGGCGGTTCCTCCGGGTGCGGCGCCCGGTGAAGCGGCTTTCCTGCGCCGGGTGATCCGGACCGGTCAGATGGCGATCGAGGTCGAGCGGTACGACACGGCTGCCAGCCGCCTGTTCGCCATCGCGGAAGGCGCAGGCGGGTTCGTGGCCGACTCCTCGTTCTCGGAGGAAGACGGCGTGCCCCGCGGCACGTTCGTACTGCGCGTGCCGGCAGCCCGCTTCAGCGAGGTCGTGGCGCAGGTCGAGAAGCTGGGCACCGTGCAGCGCCGGCAGATCAGCGGCCAGGACGTAACCGAGGAGTTCATTGACCTGGAAGCCCGCGTGCGCAACCTGACGCGCCAGGAGGCACGGCTGCTGGCGTTTATGGACCGCGCCACCAAGATCCCCGACCTGCTGGCCATCGAGGGCGAGGTGGCAAGGGTACGCGGCGAGATCGAGCGGCTGACCGGCCGGCTGCGGTTCCTCTCGAACAAGGTGGACCTGGCCACGGTGCAGGCCGAGGTGAGCCAGAAGCCGAAGAAAGGCACGGGTGGGTTCTGGGATATCAATCGGACGCTGGAGCGCGTCAAGGCGGCATTCTTGAACACGGTCCGACAGATGCTGGGCGCCGTCGAATCGCTGGCGGCGCTTGGGGCCGCGCTGCTGCCGGTTGCCCTGCTCGTTGCGCTGGCGTGGTGGTTGCTGCGCCGCGGTTCTCGCCGGGCGGATAGGATTCCCTGA